The genomic DNA caaaaaactacagacacacacataacaaacaaaaaaattaatttaaaaaaaaagttgaaatttttacacatgtttagtttggatgacaatacattattatgaaaagcatgacctgatagtGCACTCGGAAACAGCTCCAAACGTGGAAACTCCGCAACGATGATTTGTTTTGTCACCCGTTGAATGAAATAAGATCTCTGACAACCAtaaaaagcttgtgtcaatgacatttttataaaaaaaaaaccatagaaataaatatatagatgatTGAACAATATTGTTGGTGTGCAGGTGAAGCTGTCGGCGGCGGACTGGCTGGACCACCCGGACCGCTACCTGCTGGAGATGGCGGGCCGCCCGCAGTACAACAACTCGGCCAGCTAGTGACGTCGCTCTGTGCTGACCTGACGCCATTTACATTGTGAAGTGACAGTGCTAAGTTCGTAACGTCATGTGAAATGTGCCGTGACATTTGGAAGCCTCGGTTTGGCACTCTGGTGGCGAATTAGTGACGAAGCTTACGTAGCTTTGTGATGTCATAGGGCTAGACGGAAACTAATTCAACAGGCTGGGTTGAAGGGTTATATATCTCGAATGGTTTTTGATAGAATTGGACAGTTTTCTTTGTTGTTTGCgtactattttaattatttgcccaaaaatttataaaaaaaatgaaaaaatccaCCTGTGGAACTCTCAGCTGTTGTATAGccttttagtattttttttcagctaACACTCAACTGACGCTAATGCTGAGCGTCAGTTCAAAATGTGAATGGTCTCTTAACAACAACGGAAATTGCCCAAATATTTAGTGTTGTTTGCCTGTGATACCCGAAGTGAAATGAATGGACCATGTTGATGTgatcataatattatgaaggacaaaataaaatgttgacatTTTGTAAAGTAATATGTAAGGTGCCCGTGTATGGCTGTATTCTTCAAGGAACAGGCTCTGGCAATCTCAGTTATTTATGGTATAATGAAAAGGCAAAGTTACTGACTTTTCTCATCAAAAGATGTCAGGTGTGCTGCCAAAGAAACGTCTAAGTCTCGTGCtactcaatattttaatgaattatatgATGTTGTAGGACAAATGTACATTTATAAGTGATAGTTACGTACACTACTGACATGGAGGAATTCGCGTCGCTGCGCTGACTGGCAGGGTCGCCATGGAAGGTTGAAAGCGAGTGAGATATATGATAGATTGACTCCGATTTCATTATACTATACTACACTAGAAATACTACATTACAGTAGACTAAGAAAAATAGTGAAAATATAACACACATTTTGTATAAGGAAATTTTAATCCTTTTTAGCATTTACACGAAAActgttatttttgattttctgGTACCATTCTGAGTGAGATAAAGGTAAAAATTgcaaatgtataatattgtttatttgataaaatgtgaaattgcGTACTTAATGTACTTACtgaaattgttaatattttttgtttattgtgtaatacctgaatttatattagtgaattaaaatgtaattttgtgttCAGTTTAGACTTTGAAGCCATAATATCGAGTCATTATGTTAAAACTAGTTATGATCCCAACTTGAAAGACATTTCTctattcaaaacaaatatggcTTAGCCTTAAATTGCACTTAGTACTTCAATTATGAAATTGAGGAAaggtaatgttttattataataaggtGCGTGAATATGCCTTTTATATTGTCAAGATTCAGGGTTGAACCGTCAACAAATGAAAGTGTCCAGCATAGGATGTAGTACTTAATAGGCTTTGTATTTCTACAAAGTACATTCATAAACAATGTTAAAGCGTACTTAAAGCTTAGTtcgttttgtctctttctgtcaatttcaaatataaagtaTGATGTGACAATATACTTTAGCTAAACATTTGCTTTTTATAAGTAAACcggatttttatgaagttCACGGACGCTTTTCGAAAATCATCCACTTTGTGTGCGAGCGGCCACGCTTGTAGATCATAGGtgctaaataattataagaacTGCTTATGTAATATACTGTATGTAAGGATTGAtgtaaggtaaataaatatgaatattttcatgattttgctttttatttattgtttttgtgcaGTGCACAAAAGTACAAGATTCATGATTCCGTTAAAATAACAGCCAATTGAATGTGATTAGAAGTAGATTGGGCGTTTTAAAATCCTGTTCCTGGGCTCATGATGCAAAACAACATATATATAAGCTTAGCTCTCGATCTATACCCTTCTCAATTGTACATTTCTAATGCATTTCTCTAAATGTAAGTCTGTAAAGTAAGATCCCATTgctttttttacttacaaaaaaaacccTAGTGGCGATGACATTGACAacacattttttgtcattgtcaaaaCTGTGTTTACTACTTACGATCatgaagttttattattttctcgcaaaattaaaataatttcttgatTATATGATACTATAGAAGTTTTAATTGGTGTAATATACtctgtttattatatactagtgattttaatttctagAAATGGCCGTTTATGCGGCTCATTTGACAAGGACTCTCCAGGGTACACCTTCGATCTTCCAGGTCACTGCACAAGAAGCCCTAGGGTCCACTGTAAAGCCTGCCCTCAGGAAACTAGTTGAAGTACGTATGCATGCATAGGTTTAGCTTGAAGAGAAACGTTGATGTTGAACATTAAGCGGTTATGGTTATGTCCATGATAGAATAATCTTAATGAGCAAAGTTCAACCTCTTTCGGTATTTTGGATAATAAGTTCAGATTTTTAAGTAGCAAAATACGTGTGATCTGATCCTCACATCAGATATTTACCTGGAAGGTTAAGTTACAAGATGATGTTTACACTGATGTCATccatatttaagtaaatatccattttgtttacattgagGCATGTAGTCATTTTAGATCTGACAATGCAGATATTGAAGCTGTATCTTTGTTAAAATGATATGAATAATggaattaaagttaaaatagttatcaatttaattatcagaTCCTAACCTACTCAATATTGGGAATGTAAATATCTTCAACGCTAATCTTTGATTACTACATAGTACATTGGTTTACCTTCTCCATACAAGACATACACATCTAAGGGGTGTATGCTTGTGTGGAGAAGTCAAAGAAttacaaagttttataattagtaagCACAATAAAGCaatacaatttgaataatattgcTCTATTACCTTACATTCTTCTATGGCACAGGGAAAAGCAGATGTTAGCCTCTGAAAAGAGAGAGTGTCACAGTCTTCTGTTCTGTGTTATGGCTGGCCAGTTGCTGTCAACTGGCCAGCTCTCAATACAACAGCCATTGCTCAATTAATATGGTATTTTTAGCTgatatttgcaatttttaacAACTTTTGTGTTATCACTTGCAGTACCTAGCCGCAGCATATCCTAACAAGTGTGGCTGGTGCGAGCGCTGGTACGACGAGCTGTACCTGCTGTTTGACTGCTGTCTGCAGTACCACTACCTTAAACATTATGGTGGGTATCAACTACCccttaaatagtaaaaaaaattaatcacaaTGTTTTGGTTTATGCtaatgtttgattttgattattcaAAACTACctattgaaatttgaaaaaagaatcaaaactattactcaaaaaataaaatttgatgtttgatgtacaaaataaagcactattttttgttaattctcATATAGCACTAATTTTGGTGCCTGTGAAACcgatacaaaattacaaatatattggtAACCCTCCAGCGGCCTCCTTCTCCGAGAGTTTCTATGGGCTGCTCCGCGTGCCGACGTCGGCCAGCGGCAGCGAGTTCTCCTCCGGCCAGAGGCTGGCGCCGGCGCTGGAGCAGGGGTCGCTGGCCTTGCTGGTGCTGCTGCCGTACCTGAGGGACAAGGCTGAGGCTCTCGTGGACAGGTGGAGGGAGCGGGACGAGGACGGCAAGTTGGGAAAGGTATTCTTAGACTTATTGGGTCCACAATCTCAGTTGACTTGGCAAATGATACCAGTGAGACCAGTGAATAAATGAcatctttattttactgtaaCTTAGCTTATACACTATTAATAACTATGATGTTGTTGCATCGACCCTGTAGTTACATGTTTCTCTTGGATGTGATGTGCTGACACaatgttaaatgaaaaatgatttccaaaattaacaCTATTGTCTGAGCCCTTTCTGCATGAGAAGTTTGCAGTGCAAAAAATGTAAGATTCAGCTGTTATGTTACATCCGACCTATTGtggcctatcagctgtcaaggcttaAGCGACGGCGAGCCGAGTAAGGCTTAAAAACCGCGTACGTTAATCAACCACTTAAAAATGGAGGAATTTATGGACATAAAAACGGTATTTATATTCCAGAACAAGGCGGACCGCCTCCGCAAAGCAGCCATCCGCGTGTACGGCATCATGCACATGGCGGTGTCACTGGTCAGACTGGCGCAGTGGGCCGCGTACCTCACCCACGCGGCCAAGAGTCCCGTGCCCCAACTCGCTCTCTTAGGCAAGTACAACACTACCGTCCTACTATACTACATACatctgacgtcaacccaccTCTGGATTACTATCCTATTAAATACCCAACAGTGTTTATATATGAGTGCTAGAGTCTTCTGCAGTGGTCTTCCCATAATGCTAGTAGCTTTaactcaaatataattataatattttaattttttcaaatattgttatcatttatttgtcCTTTTCAGCTCATAAAGGCAAGCAATGtaatgctattttattttttaatacaagcttttatttggTTTCACCAGTCCcaatgtttgttaaaaaaaaaacaaaattacaccTACTTCCGCTTGTCCCGCAGAGTTGAAGTTTTCCACGTTCCTTCAGTTTCCAtgttaatgcattattatgataagcataacCTGATGATGCGCTCAAGATCGGCTCCACCAGCAGTCAAACTTTCATTTTCCATACTACCTTATTAAGTTGTTGGTGGTTATAGCGACTATACAGGATGCAAACATATAGATAACTAGAGATGCCCAGGTCCGTGgtaagagaaagagagagagagacacaCAAACATATTCCTTCATACATTAGATATTTTCGTATCGTGACCTTTTGTCTCAATGATTGACACCGCCCTACTCGAATGTTAACCAATGTACGGATGTCCCCATCAGGTCTGTCGTTGAAGCACGCGCCGCCGCGGCCGCCACAGCCTGACGAGAACACCTGGACCGACTTCTTTAGGAGTTTGCTGACTGGACGAATAGGGTGAGTGGCGTCTAGACTGTACCCGCATGTGCTGCGGCTGTGGACGAGACCATGTCATGACCCGGAGGGTTCACTGTTTTTTccacgaaaatttaaaatcagatTTTTTGCTTTCGGTCGTTCTTATAATCGTTCTTTTGATTTTATCCTGAATCTGTTATTTGTCCACAGGAGCGCGGTGATAACGTTCCCAATGGTCGGGGGCGCGGCGCTGCGGGCCGTTGAGTATGGCGCCTTCGCGGTGCAGTTCCTGCGCTGGTGGGAGTCCAGTGCTGGAGCCAGCGCGGCCAGCCTGCCCCCCCCGCCGGCCCCACAGGTACTGTACTGTCTGCTGGGGGGAGTCCAGTGCTGGAGCCAGCGCTGCCTCGGCCAACCCTTTTTCTTGACTTTTTCCACTTACGTGGGGTCGCGTCGGTACATTGTCAATTCCTTCCATTTAACACTTCTTAACTTTTTAGAATAAGACGTGATAAACCTGTGAAGCAGACCTGAAAATTATGTGGTCTTATGTGGTCTTAAATATTATCACGCCTGAAGCCTGTTACACGCAGGTAGACAGAGACTAGAGATTAGTGCGAAAGTTTAAGTTATGATTAgatgttttgaatttgaccgatcaataattgttataatagCGCGAGGAAGGCTGCGCACGCGTCGCCAACCGCTGCCCGCTGTGTCGCCGCGCCTGGCGCGTGCCCACCGCGCTGCCTGTCTCGGGGTGAGTGCACACAACACACAACacacaacactcaacggcccacacgaGCTTGTATCGCGACATAAACAGGCACACGCAACACACACAGCGATCGAATAGTAGACAGCATTCGAGCTCTTTTACTTTGTGTTGTAAAATTGGATATTTG from Plodia interpunctella isolate USDA-ARS_2022_Savannah chromosome 21, ilPloInte3.2, whole genome shotgun sequence includes the following:
- the Pex12 gene encoding peroxisome assembly protein 12, with the protein product MAVYAAHLTRTLQGTPSIFQVTAQEALGSTVKPALRKLVEYLAAAYPNKCGWCERWYDELYLLFDCCLQYHYLKHYAASFSESFYGLLRVPTSASGSEFSSGQRLAPALEQGSLALLVLLPYLRDKAEALVDRWRERDEDGKLGKNKADRLRKAAIRVYGIMHMAVSLVRLAQWAAYLTHAAKSPVPQLALLGLSLKHAPPRPPQPDENTWTDFFRSLLTGRIGSAVITFPMVGGAALRAVEYGAFAVQFLRWWESSAGASAASLPPPPAPQREEGCARVANRCPLCRRAWRVPTALPVSGYIFCYVCISRHVRTHHACPVTRCPVADHELVRLYID